The candidate division KSB1 bacterium genomic interval TGCTTCCCGCCAACCCGAATCCGTTCCGCGGGTCCACATGCCTGACGTTTACGCTGTCGCGCGCTGGACAGGTGCGCGTTCAGGTGGTCAATCCGCTCGGCCAGCTGGTTGCGACATTATGTGACCAGCCCCTGCAGCCCGGTGCGCATAGACTTCAATGGGCTCCCCANNNNNNNNNNNNNNNNNNNNNNNNNNNNNNNNNNNNNNNNNNNNNNNNNNNNNNNNNNNNNNNNNNNNNNNNNNNNNNNNNNNNNNNNNNNNNNNNNNNAAGCCTCCTTTCGGTCGCCGGCATATTCGCGCTGCCGTTCCCCCGGCGGGACGAACACGGCTACCACTGGCTGGATGCGACGGGCTTCGATGAGACGGTCCAGTACCTCCAGGGCATTTCCCAGCCTGAGATAATCGCTCCCATCATGAAACAGGGCCAAAGGGTAGCGCTTGCCGCGAGCAGGATAACCCGGGGGCAAGTAGACCCATACCGTGCGTTGGCCTGAAAGAAAGCTGCTGGTGAAGGACGTGTCGCGCACCGTGCCACGAGGGCCGTCGGGTAGCGCCAGGAGTTCCTCCGGCGGTACATACTGCGGCATGCGCAGCTCCGAATTGGCCCCAAACCCGCCTAGCACAGTATGAGGGTTCCGCGGATCCAGTACCCAGAGGGTATCGTCAAGCACCAGTTTGTAGTCCAGCCGGGCATCAGGCTCATACTCCTGGCGCGCGTGCCACAGGTCGGTGCCTGCAATTTTCTTCAGCACGATGCGGGGCTGCCACGCGGTTGCATCCCCCGCCACGGCTACGCTCTTGGCCTGCCCCCGGTATAGAAAATGCACGACCGAGTCCTGCTCCAAAAGCGGGAATTGCGCACAGACCCTATCCAAACTATCCACCAGGGCCTGTCGCTCCGACTCAGGCGCATCGAAAATCCGGGCTAACAGCTCCGG includes:
- a CDS encoding alpha/beta hydrolase-fold protein, which produces MRRGLVFLLFVWLCPGAWAQSGPELLARIFDAPESERQALVDSLDRVCAQFPLLEQDSVVHFLYRGQAKSVAVAGDATAWQPRIVLKKIAGTDLWHARQEYEPDARLDYKLVLDDTLWVLDPRNPHTVLGGFGANSELRMPQYVPPEELLALPDGPRGTVRDTSFTSSFLSGQRTVWVYLPPGYPARGKRYPLALFHDGSDYLRLGNALEVLDRLIEARRIQPVVAVFVPPGERQREYAGDRKEA